In Parabacteroides sp. FAFU027, the following proteins share a genomic window:
- a CDS encoding glycoside hydrolase family 2 TIM barrel-domain containing protein, which produces MRNIFLTTMLSLLAAGALAQTPDWENPEVFAVGNEPTRVTAMPYNSESLAMTDEAAKSPYYLSLDGKWKFNFVAYPDLRPVDFYKESYDVSAWKEINVPCNWELQGYGSPLYISAGYTFPVNPPHIPHNDNPVGSYRRDLTLPESWDGRRIFLHFEAGTAGMYVWINGQKVGYNEGGKSPVEFDITPYVRKGKNTIACEVYRFTDGSYMEDQDFWRISGFERSIYLYSTAPTRIQDFFVHTDLDKQYKNAELSIDFILRNYAKSSAARSLEIKLIDSANKTVLQKTTNVTIPSDGKATPVISTPVNAPKLWTAETPNLYTLLITLKDENGKAIEITSNRIGFRKVEIKDGQLLVNGKRILVKGVNMHEHNQLTGHNITPEIMLNDIRLMKRLNINTVRNSHYPQPTLWYKLCDQYGLYLIDEANIESHGMGYNDRSITAKPEWFAAHLDRTIRLLERDKNHPSVIEWSLGNESYNGEAFKRTYKWLKERDKSRPVQFEQAHRDSNTDIICPMYPGIKSMQKDAANPTLDRPYIMCEYAHAMGNSEGNFQEYWDLIRTSKHFQGGCIWDWVDQGFLRTDENGRQYWAYGGDFGVGNKYYHSENFCCNGLVAPDRTLHPHCYEVKKVYQNVLFKAKDLNKGIITATNDFRFVNLKSLYYFKWNLMKNGKKVAEGRFDLDLAPEASKDVALKFPTVKPKSGEEYFLQIFGYTKAANDMIPADFELIREEFAFDQNQYFAPVKVATDSLPHLTKDKNHVTLTLGDYTAEFDDNSWAKGLYAYSYKGNNLIGGGSPEVNFWRAPTDNDFGEGAQRRLNIWRMAGQNIELKKVETDSVHGVVKYLYFSRDAQCDITMTYSMDATGALTCALQYATENSNLPELPRFGMLFTLPEEYENFTWYGRGPWENYVDRKRSSFVGIYESKVKDQYTPYVRPQENGYKTNVRWLTLTNDKGFGLRVDGLQPICTSALNFRPEDFDPGVTKKQQHINDMNPRRDVTLAVDLFQRGVGGLNSWGAQPFDQYRYFGKKYDYSFKLSVVK; this is translated from the coding sequence ATGAGAAACATTTTTCTGACCACGATGCTCTCGTTGCTGGCCGCGGGAGCATTGGCTCAAACGCCGGATTGGGAGAATCCGGAGGTGTTTGCTGTCGGCAACGAACCGACCCGCGTGACGGCCATGCCGTACAACTCCGAGTCGCTCGCCATGACTGACGAAGCAGCCAAATCGCCTTACTACCTGTCGCTTGACGGCAAGTGGAAGTTCAACTTTGTAGCCTATCCCGACCTCCGTCCGGTTGATTTTTACAAGGAGAGTTACGATGTCTCGGCGTGGAAGGAGATCAATGTGCCCTGCAACTGGGAGTTGCAGGGATACGGTTCACCGCTTTACATCAGTGCCGGATACACCTTCCCTGTCAATCCGCCGCACATCCCGCACAATGATAATCCCGTGGGTTCCTACCGTCGTGACCTGACGCTTCCTGAAAGTTGGGATGGTCGCCGCATTTTTCTGCACTTTGAAGCCGGAACTGCCGGCATGTATGTCTGGATAAACGGACAGAAAGTCGGCTACAACGAAGGAGGTAAAAGTCCGGTGGAATTTGACATCACCCCGTATGTGCGCAAAGGCAAGAATACGATTGCCTGTGAAGTGTACCGCTTTACCGACGGTTCCTATATGGAAGACCAGGACTTCTGGCGCATATCGGGATTTGAGCGTAGTATCTATCTATACAGCACAGCACCGACCCGCATCCAGGATTTCTTCGTCCATACCGATTTAGATAAACAATACAAAAATGCGGAACTCAGCATCGACTTTATCCTGCGCAATTATGCTAAAAGTTCAGCCGCCCGTTCGCTCGAAATCAAATTGATCGACAGTGCCAATAAGACGGTGCTGCAAAAGACAACCAACGTCACCATCCCTTCCGATGGCAAAGCCACTCCGGTCATTTCCACTCCGGTAAATGCCCCCAAACTCTGGACAGCTGAAACACCAAACCTTTATACGCTTTTGATTACCCTGAAAGATGAAAACGGAAAAGCGATAGAGATCACCTCTAACCGCATCGGCTTCCGCAAGGTGGAAATCAAGGACGGTCAACTGTTGGTCAACGGCAAACGCATCCTGGTGAAAGGGGTGAATATGCACGAGCACAATCAGCTGACTGGTCACAACATCACGCCGGAGATTATGCTCAACGATATCCGCCTGATGAAGCGGCTTAACATCAATACGGTCCGCAACAGCCACTACCCGCAGCCGACGTTGTGGTACAAACTGTGCGACCAGTACGGCCTTTACCTGATTGACGAAGCGAATATCGAATCGCACGGGATGGGTTACAACGACCGTTCCATTACCGCCAAGCCCGAGTGGTTTGCCGCTCACCTCGACCGCACCATCCGCCTGTTGGAGCGCGATAAAAACCATCCTTCGGTTATCGAATGGTCATTGGGTAACGAGTCGTACAACGGGGAGGCATTCAAACGGACCTACAAATGGTTGAAGGAGCGGGATAAAAGTCGTCCGGTACAGTTTGAACAGGCGCACCGCGACAGCAACACCGATATCATTTGCCCGATGTACCCGGGCATTAAGTCGATGCAGAAAGATGCAGCCAATCCGACCCTTGACCGTCCTTACATCATGTGCGAATACGCCCACGCGATGGGTAACAGCGAAGGGAACTTCCAGGAATACTGGGATCTGATTCGTACCAGCAAACATTTTCAGGGCGGCTGCATCTGGGACTGGGTGGACCAGGGCTTCCTGCGCACGGATGAGAATGGCCGCCAGTACTGGGCGTATGGTGGTGATTTCGGAGTAGGCAATAAATACTACCACAGCGAAAACTTCTGCTGCAACGGATTGGTTGCTCCAGACCGGACCCTGCATCCGCATTGTTACGAGGTGAAAAAGGTCTATCAGAATGTGCTGTTCAAGGCAAAAGATTTGAATAAAGGCATCATCACAGCGACCAACGACTTCCGTTTCGTCAACCTGAAGAGTCTCTATTATTTCAAATGGAACCTGATGAAGAACGGCAAAAAGGTAGCTGAAGGCAGATTCGATCTTGACCTTGCTCCCGAAGCATCAAAGGATGTTGCACTGAAATTCCCGACGGTAAAACCGAAATCCGGTGAAGAGTATTTCCTGCAAATATTCGGTTATACGAAGGCGGCTAACGATATGATTCCGGCAGATTTCGAACTGATCCGCGAAGAGTTTGCATTTGACCAAAACCAATATTTCGCTCCGGTGAAAGTTGCGACTGATTCATTGCCGCATTTGACTAAAGATAAAAATCACGTCACGCTGACCTTGGGTGATTACACCGCTGAATTTGATGATAACAGTTGGGCTAAAGGATTGTACGCCTACTCTTACAAAGGCAACAACCTGATTGGTGGCGGTTCTCCGGAGGTCAACTTCTGGCGTGCCCCGACCGATAACGATTTCGGTGAAGGAGCTCAACGCCGCCTGAACATCTGGCGCATGGCGGGACAAAACATCGAACTGAAGAAAGTCGAAACCGACTCTGTTCACGGGGTGGTGAAGTACCTCTACTTCTCACGCGATGCCCAGTGTGACATCACGATGACCTATTCGATGGATGCGACCGGTGCGCTCACCTGTGCATTGCAATATGCGACCGAAAACAGTAACCTGCCTGAATTACCCCGCTTCGGGATGCTCTTTACCCTGCCGGAGGAGTATGAAAACTTCACCTGGTATGGCCGCGGCCCGTGGGAAAACTACGTGGACCGCAAGCGTTCGAGCTTCGTGGGCATCTACGAAAGCAAGGTGAAAGACCAATATACGCCGTATGTGCGTCCGCAGGAAAACGGCTACAAGACCAATGTGCGCTGGCTGACGCTCACCAACGACAAAGGGTTCGGTCTGCGCGTGGATGGTCTGCAACCGATATGCACCAGTGCGCTCAACTTCCGTCCCGAAGATTTCGACCCGGGCGTGACCAAGAAACAGCAGCACATCAACGATATGAATCCACGCCGTGATGTGACGCTGGCGGTTGACCTTTTCCAGCGCGGTGTGGGCGGTCTGAACTCATGGGGCGCCCAGCCTTTCGACCAATACCGCTACTTCGGCAAGAAATACGACTATTCGTTTAAGTTGTCGGTGGTGAAGTAA